The Elusimicrobiota bacterium genomic sequence CAAGACAGATTGAAATTCCGCTGATTGACTTAACAATATTCCAGCCGTTGTCGTTGACAATGTCGCCTATCATAGTTGCAAAAGGTGCAACAGTGAAAGGGACCGTCCTCGATGCGGTGACCGGGTCTTCAGTAGGTAACAGTAATGTAAGGGTTCATATAGAAGCGCGGCCGTGGGTTGATGGTTCATCACGTGATACCGGGACAGGGTCAGGTGATGTCCAGATTTCTACCGGTATGTTCACGTTTAAGAACTTACCTGGTGGGACGTACATTCTTGATATTCAAACAAGGGTAGGGTCTGATGGTAAGGTTAACGGGAAAAATTATATCGCGTACTTTAAAGCTGGGATCGTAGTGCCGAATGAAGCAATAGAAGTGGATGTTGGGTCGGTAAAGCTTAAAGAAGGTGTAACGATCACAGGGAAAGTTGTGGATATGAGTGCAAAACCGTTGGCGAATATCAAAATAATGGCGAAACCTTCAGAGAAGATGGGTGAATCTATTGATTTAATTGCAACTACCAATGAATTTGGTGAGTATACCATTAACAGCATAAATCCTGATGTTAAGTATTGGGATGTTACTGCCGGTATACGTGATAGCGGTGATACATCAGTCTCGCGGTATGGCGCAGTAACTATGCGCTCTGTGATACAGGGGTCTAAAGATGTGAACTTCAAGCTTGAGGAAGCACCGGGAATTTTGCGTGGGCTAATCAAGATTGAAGAAGGGTATAGAATGATTACGCCTGTCTCCGGGTATGAAATACCGGGAGCGTTGGTATTGCTACAGAAAAAAGGTGTTGAATATAAAAACCCGATGGATGGTATCGAAACAGCGTCGAAACCGCCGAAGGATGTTGAAGAGTATAGCGTTGTTCATCAGGAAGCGGAGTTCGAGGTTAAAGGGTTGGTGCCAGGCGAATATATAATAAAGGTGTTCGTCAAAGGGTTGGCTACTGCAACGAAGGATATTACTGTCGTTGGTGGGATCAATAACTTGACTGAAGCGATCGAACTTAAGGGTGGCGGTACGGTGTTGGGTGGTATCTCTAAGACTAACGGGTCAAAGATTACGACTAATGATGCAACAATGGCAGTTGCAGTGTCTGAAGATTTTACAAAAATGGTGTTTGGGTACTTTACGGTTAACCAGACAACATTGGAAATCGATAGTTATACTATTACCGGGCTTGAACCCAGTGTAAAATATTTCATAGCGTTGTCACAGACAAACGGTGAAGTATTTGTTGCGCCGGGACAGGTTATGGTAAACTCAGCACGGGCTGTTGTGAGTAAGAATCTTACCTACCAGCCGCATCCGTTGAAGTTTAAGGTTAAGGCGTTTAGAAAGCAGCGTGGGAGAAATATTTCGTTCACGTTGACTATCCTTGCGTCTGCACCGTTAGTGGAAGGCGATCCTACGAAGCTTGATACACTGAAGGAAATCGTAACGTTATCTTCT encodes the following:
- a CDS encoding T9SS type A sorting domain-containing protein codes for the protein RQIEIPLIDLTIFQPLSLTMSPIIVAKGATVKGTVLDAVTGSSVGNSNVRVHIEARPWVDGSSRDTGTGSGDVQISTGMFTFKNLPGGTYILDIQTRVGSDGKVNGKNYIAYFKAGIVVPNEAIEVDVGSVKLKEGVTITGKVVDMSAKPLANIKIMAKPSEKMGESIDLIATTNEFGEYTINSINPDVKYWDVTAGIRDSGDTSVSRYGAVTMRSVIQGSKDVNFKLEEAPGILRGLIKIEEGYRMITPVSGYEIPGALVLLQKKGVEYKNPMDGIETASKPPKDVEEYSVVHQEAEFEVKGLVPGEYIIKVFVKGLATATKDITVVGGINNLTEAIELKGGGTVLGGISKTNGSKITTNDATMAVAVSEDFTKMVFGYFTVNQTTLEIDSYTITGLEPSVKYFIALSQTNGEVFVAPGQVMVNSARAVVSKNLTYQPHPLKFKVKAFRKQRGRNISFTLTILASAPLVEGDPTKLDTLKEIVTLSSPTVQEAIDAFDVISMSLDKQMLVCTYLPGDETEFSIRTKGTDAEGNTGDETSTFPIDIKSKNEEKFNPISGGEVKVGEGNTSGMYIPAGTFNSTGTVTAEVIVESTITNTGSAAIAKAYMAASNLPGVQASEVYNMQVKIVNGPLAKLASGKTVKVTIQYSTLTVTNTDLAKLYVYQLNSDGSWSKVTNGMNIDTVSNTISVESGANSSGNVSGKFAAFIGSAQTSGGDGSGTYAGPFKTYVYPNPFKPATDTNANIRYFIPAGETNLEVTIKIFNIAGELVREFDKVTLVATGANNGYTATWDGTNQKSEKVASGVYIYKFKAGTHTDTKRIAVIR